The Nitrospirae bacterium YQR-1 genomic interval CCAGTGTCAAATACACTTTGGTGTCATATTCATACACCTGTTTATCCAATGTTCTGTGCTCATCCTCAATTTTTCTGAATACCTCATTACCTGTCCTTAGCCTCTCTACTATCTCCTGCTCAGTCACTTATATATACCTCCTTTGATACTGTTAATATAATTTAAGTGTTCATAGAATTTAGTATTTCAGTTGACAATTTAAAGGAGCCCTCTATGCAGTCATTCACCCCTATCCCCTTGTACGAATTACCGTGCAGGTAAAGCCCCTCATGCTTTTTCAGCGATTCTGTAATTCTGGCCAAAATCGCCGCATGGCCCACGTTGTACTGAGGAATGGCTTTTTCGTGCCGATAGATTTTCACCAGCTCAGGTATTCCTTTAACTCTCATTATTTCCGACAGCTCCCCCAGTACCACGTCCTCCGCCTTTTCATCACTCCACATGGCGGCAGACTCTGAAGCCCTTGCCCCTCCTGTCATCGTTCTGAGAAGAACCCTTCCCTCGGGCGCTCTGCCGGGGAATATGCATGAGTCACACAACGTACCCAATATTTTCCTGTTTTCTTTAGAAGGTACTAAAAAACCGAAAGCATCAAAGTCCTCAGTAAAACTCTCTCTCTTAAATCCCATACACATCACCATTACAGAAGGATACGGTATCTTGCTTAACTCCTTTGGCATCGAACTGTCAAAATCCCTTAATATCTCTGCTGTGGCATATGCCGGTGTTGCCAAAACAACACGCTGTGCAGTTACCGTCTCCGTATTACCAAGGGCAACTGTGTAACCATCACCGGTTTTATCTACTGAGACAACCCTGACGCCGGTTTTTATCCTGTTGCCGAGGCTGTCCCTCAGTGCCGCTATAAGCGATTCCATGCCACCGTCAAAGGAAGTTAGTTTTCCCCCCGGGCCTGCTGATACCTCCCGTCCGGTTTTTCCGGCGGCTAACTTCATTTTAACCATACCAACAAGCAAGCTGCCGTGGAGCATCTCCAGATTATTAATTTTAGGAAAGCACGACTTCAGCGATAGTTTTTCGGCATCTCCTGCATAAATTCCAGTTGCCATAGGCTCAATGAGTGTTTCAAAGGCCTCACGTCCCAGCCGTCTTACCGCAAAGTCTCTGAGTGTCTCATCATCCTCACAACCCCTCGGAGCCACTGCTTCGTAAAGCAGCCTGAGTTTGCCGGAGAGGCTTAACAGATCGGAAGTTATAAAGCCCAGAGGCGATTCCATAATTTGCCGTAGAGACCCCTCTTTATATATAAAACGCTTTCTTGCCTTATCACTGCTGCTAAGCGGCGGCAGACCCAGCATGCCGGCAAGCTCAAGGGTTTTAGGCCTGTTATCTAAAAAGCCGTTCACGCCGCCCTCTAAAGTGTAACCATTGTGCTTTTCAGTCCAAATCTTACCCCCTGTCCTTGGCTCTGACTCAAACACTGTAACATCAATATCCGGCCTGCTTTTTAACAACAAAAAAGCAAGACTCAGACCTGAAATCCCACCGCCGGCTATTAAAACATCCATTCTATATTATACCCTTTGCCGTCCCTTTTCTTTTGCATAGTTATACCTTGTACCCCCAGCAGAGCGGTCTTTCCGCTGAAAAACAATCACCTCATAACAACCCGTAAAATAGCCACAAATAATACATAACACCCACCTGTATATTATGACATCTGAAAGGGGGAAAAGTCAAAAGCTTTTTATGCCGTAGCTTCGCAGTATAAAACTTTTTAGGGTTACTCCTTTTGCCGGCTGCGGAGAGCTACATTGATGTAAATACGGTAAATTTTATAACAAATAAGCACTTTATTCTTTCATTAAACATTGCAGGGGGAAAATATAAAAATGTAAAATATAAAAGCATCTTTTATTACATTTTTTATGATACAATAGGGAAATAAAAAAACTTAGGAAAAACTCAAATGATGAAAAACTTATTAAAAGTATCAGCTTTAGTATTTGTGGTGTTTTGTCTTTTTCCTCTAAAATATGTAAATGGAGAGGATAATCCTCTAAAACCCCTTAGCGAGCAGGCTGTTAAGTATTTCAAATCAGCCAGTTTGACAATAACAGGGGTTACAAAGGCTTCAATAACACTGGAGAGAGCAGCGGACTCAGAATTGGCGGTTGGCTCAAGGCTGGAGATATTCCGCCCTGGTGAGACCTTCTACCATCCTGTGACAAACGAGCCTCTCGGCCGCTTTGAAAAGCCTGTAGGGACTGCCGAGGTTATCTCTAAAACAACCGGCTCCTATGTAGCTGTAGTTCTTAGCGGAACACCTCTAAAAGGTGATATTGTACGGATAACTAAATCTAAAATACGTGCTCTTTTTTACCAGGCGAAGAAAATGGATTGGTTTTTAGGGGATGCCTATTACAGGGAATTGAGGGATACTCAGCGATTTGAACTCATTGACACACCTCTGGATGACGATGATATTGTGAAATTGACAGCAGAGGCCGGGCGTCTTCAAACAGAGGTGCTCATCTTTGTTGATTCCGTGGTTGAACAGGATAAAAAATACCTGAGACAGCGTTTTTTCTGGACTAAAGACGGTAAAGAGCTTTTATCGGGAAAATCCTTATTTACGGATGCGTACTTAGACCAGCTGGCCTCAGTATCCGACTTCTTTGTCGCCTCAATAAGCGAGCCCATGCTTACCTTTACGCTTCCTATGTCCTCTGAGCTTATAGCCATAGGGGACCTAAACGGCGATGGGACTGAGGAGATACTTATCGGGCACGGCTCTGATATAACTGTTTACAAACCGGGTGTTGATCTGCTTAAACTGTGGGAATACGACGGCAAACGTCTCGGCGAGAATTTCTACATGGATGTGTTAAAGACAGAGACTAAGGGGCTTGTTGTCATATCGACACTTGTAAGTGATGGTGCACACTCTTACGTATATGAACTAAACGGTAATGATTTCAGGGAGCTCTGGCATTCAAAAGGCTTTCTCAGGGTGATAAAAGATACCCTGTATTATCAGTCATGGTCATATTACGACGGATATGAGGGCAATGTTCAAACAATGAAGTATGACGGCAAGTTTAACAAGACCGGAGATTTGAAACTTCCAAAGGGTGTGAATATTTACGACTTTGCCATTTTAGAGGACGTTGATAAAAAGGAACGGGTAGTCTTTTTCTATGACAAAGACAACCATATTAATCTTGTGGATTCTCAGGGTGTACGGATATACAGAAGCAAAAATGATATGGGCGGCTATAATAAAGAGTACAAAAAGGCCACGGCCACATCTATAACAGATACCGGCAACTGGCATGTCAGCGATAAGCTCTATATGACAGGGCGGAAAGTAACCGCCGTTAAGAGGGTTCCTATCACTTCCACGACAACTTCCCTTGGGTTCAAAGAATCCTCTGTCATTAGCTATCGCTACGGGGGGTTGTCACTTGAGGAAAATGTGCTTATCGGTGATGTAAGCGGTACAATTCTTGATTATGCTATTTACAAAGATAAGGTGTATGTGCTTTCCAGGCCTGTACTGGGAATTAAAGCCGCCAATATACTAAAGGGTGAGAATCCGTTGATATCCATTTTATATGTATATTCACTCATCAAGTTTTAGGAATCAGGAGGTACTCTTTTTTGGATAAAAGTACGCTGCCCAAACACGTTGGAATTATCATGGATGGAAACGGCAGGTGGGCAAACCAAAGGGGGCTTCCCCGTGTAGAGGGCCACAAGCAAGGGGCGCACAGGACAAAGGAGATAATAGAGGCGGCGGCGGAGTTGGGTGTGAATGTGTTGACACTTTATGCGTTTTCTATAGAAAACTGGAAGCGGCCTGAGCTTGAGGTTGACACTCTGATGGATTTGCTGGACTATTACCTGCAAACTGAAATACTTGAACTTTTACAAAAAGGTGTGGTGTTTAAGGTAATCGGCAACAGGGAAAAGTTACCCGATAAAATACAGTATCTGATAGATCAGGCTGAAGACATGACAGCTTCCAACACGGGTATGCTCCTGTTGATGGCCATAAGCTACGGCGGCAGGGACGACATATTGAGGGCTGTTAAAAAAATGGCATTAAAGGGCGATGACCTCACAAACCTGTCAGAGGAGTGTTTTATGGAAAACCTGGATACCTCCGGTTGTGACATGGTGGATTTAATAATTCGTACCGGCGGTGAAAAGAGGATAAGTAATTTTCTTATCTGGCAGGCAGCCTATGCCGAGTTATTTTTTACGGATACTCTTTGGCCTGACTTTACTAAGGACGAGTTTTACGGGGCCATTGAGGATTACAAGTTAAGACAAAGGCGTTTCGGTGCTATCCCAGAGGATATTGAAACCCTGAAGGTTATCTCCGGGAAATGCACTTAAAAAGGCTTTTAGTTGCCTTGGTTGTAATACCGGCGCTGTATCTGTATATTAAGTGCTTACCGGCTGTGTATTTTTTCGTTTTAATAGCATTCATATCATACATCTGCCAACTGGAGTTTTTATCCATGTACAGCACAAATGTGCCGGCGCGCCACTTGTTTTCACTATTAGGTATAATACCGGTTTATTTGACTTATAAGTATAATGACATACCGATTTCTGCTGCAATAGCGGTGTTTTTTGTAATTTCAATGTTAAGGCTCTACGGTAAAAAGAGTGCAGAAAATGCTGTTAATGATATGGCGCCGTTTTGGACAGGCTTTTTCTATATACCGGTTGTGCTTTCTTATTTTGTAAAACTGCGGGCTATTGGAACTGAGCTTGTAATCTCCCTCCTTGTGATTATCTGGGTGGCCGACAGTTTTGCCCTTTATGTGGGTAAGGCTATGGGCAGGAGGAAACTATACGAGGCCATAAGCCCCAATAAGACGGTTGAGGGTGCGGTGGCAGCCCTTGTCGGGGCTGTATTGTCATCTCTTGCAATGAGGACTGTATATGGTTTTACGATGACAGTCTCAAAGGCGGTAATTATTGGAATCGTTTTAGGAATATCGGGGATAATAGGGGACCTTGTTGAATCAATGTTTAAGCGCGATGCGGGGGTTAAGGACTCCGGCATCATCCTGCCCGGGCACGGCGGATTTTTGGATAAGATGGATGGGATGATTTTCAGCGCTCCCGTTTTGTATTATCTGATTTTATATTTTTAATGTATGGATAGCGGACAGAAGAAAATCTCTGTATTGGGCTCAACTGGTTCGATAGGCCGGAGCACGCTTGAGGTCATAGCCGGAAATCCTGATAAGTTTAAGGTATGTGCCCTCAGTGCCAATAACAACACGGAGGTGCTGAAAGAACAGATTCGTTTATTTAAGCCGGACGTTGCAGCCCTTTCAGATGTAGCAGCCGCCGGTGAGTTATATAAGTGGGCACAGGGAAACGGGCACAAGAACTGCCGCATATTAAGCGGCGGGCAGGGAGTGTGTGATGTGGCGGCTTATGTGGAGGCTGATTTTGTCGTCTCAGCTATAGTGGGGGCGGCAGGGCTTAAACCGACACTTTCGGCGATTAGAGCCAAAAAACACATAGGGCTCGCCAATAAGGAAACTTTAGTTATGGCAGGCGCCGCCGTAATGGCGGAGGCGCAAAAATATGGGGTTAAAATCCTGCCCATAGACAGTGAGCATAGTGCCATTTTTCAGTGTCTGGAGGGGCATGACAGCCGTTGTGTAAAAAGACTGATTCTGACGGCCTCCGGCGGTCCTTTTTTTGGTAAAACACGACAGGAGCTGCAATTTGTGACCAGAGCCGATGCACTTAAACATCCAAACTGGGAGATGGGTGCAAAGATTACGGTTGACAGTGCCACTTTGATGAACAAGGGGTTGGAGGTAATAGAGGCGCATCATTTGTTTGGTTTTTCGCACGAGGAGATATCAGTGGTGGTACATCCTCAGAGCATAATACATTCGATGGTGGAGTTTACGGACGGCTCGGTGCTGGCAGAGCTTTCAGTGCCTGATATGAAGGGTCCCATAGCCTATGCACTGTCATACCCGGAGCGTATTACCGGTGTGCTAAAGAGTGTTAATCTTGAGGAGCTTTGTACACTGAGTTTTCACAAGCCTGACACTGAGGCATTTATATGTTTGAGGCTTGCCTACGAGGCCCTCCGTGAGGGGGGCACAATGCCTGCGGTGTTAAACGGGGCAAATGAGGCGGCAGTAGGTTTATTTATAAGCGATGTTATCAATTTTAATATGATACCTGATATTATAAAAGAGGTAATGGATGCTCATGACAATAAGGGGGCTGACAATTTGGAGTCGGTGTTTGAGGCTGATAGATGGGCAAGGGCTATGGTAGCTAAAAAATTTTGGGAGGTTAGAGAATGACAGGAGTAGTTAGCGCCGTAGTGCTCCTTGGCGTGTTGATATTAGTTCATGAACTGGGCCATTTTTTATTGGCTAAGGCTGTGGGAATAAAGGTATTGAAATTTTCCCTTGGATTCGGGCCGAAAATTATAAGTAAGAAAGTGGGTGACACCGAGTACATGCTCTCAGCTATACCCTTTGGCGGTTACGTCAGAATGTATGGGGATGAGCCGGCGGATGAGATAAAGGCTGAGGACAGACACACTTCCTTTTTAGCGCAGCCGATATATAAGAGGGCACTGGTTATCTGTGCCGGTTCGGTCTTTAACATATTATTTGCCGCTCTTTTGTTTGTATTTATATTTATGGTTGGCGTACCCAGGCCGCTGCCGGTTGTAGGGGAGCTCTCAAAGGAGATGCCTGCACAAAAGGCAGGGTTGGTTAAAGGTGATAAAATTACAGAGATAGACGGGCAAAAGATTAAGTACTGGGAAGAGATGACTGAAGTGGTGCACAAGAGCCCGGGCAAAGAGCTGACATTTACCATAGAGACAAGAGAAGGTGTAAAGAGTTTTAAGATAACGCCTCAGAAAAAGAAAGTGAAGAACCTTTTTGGTGAAAGTGAGGAGGTAGGGCTCATTGGAATATCGCCTGCCGGAGACGTTGAGACTGTCTCTTACAGTATTTTTGAATCCATACCACTGGCGCTACAAAAGACCTTTGAGATAATCATGCTGACTATACTTGCGTTAGTAAAGATAATTCAAAAGGTGTTACCTGCCGATACGATAGGCGGCCCGATAATGATTTTTCAGCTAGCCAGCAAACAAGCCTCAACAGGAATCATGAGCTTCATAATGTTTCTGGCGGTAATTAACATAAACCTGGGCGTGTTTAATCTCTTTCCCATTCCAATACTGGATGGCGGTCATATGGTGTATTTGTTAATAGAGGCAATACGGAGAAAGCCGCTGAGTGAACGTGTAATTATGGTAACTCAGAAGATAGGGTTAGCCCTGATTTTGATGCTTATGACATTTGCGATATACAATGATGTGCTTAGGGTTATTAAGGGTACTCCGATTCCTTAAGAAACAGCCTGCTTATGAAAGATAAACTGGACATAAGGATCTACTATGAGGACACTGACTGCGGCGGGGTGGTCTATTACGGCAAGTATCTGGCCTTTCTTGAACGGGCACGCACGGAGTTTTTAGAACACCGCGGGATTAAACTACAGGAACTGATGCTTGAGGGCCTGTGGTTTGTAGTGGCTGACGTCCACATCCACTATCACAAACCGGCAAAGTATGCAGACATTATAACTATATACTCTGAGGTGGCAGAAACTAACTTTGCCTCCGTGTTATTTAAACACCGCATAGAGCATAAAGAAACAGAGGCGCTGATAGCCACGGCACAGGTTAAACTTGTAACCGTTGGAAATGACCTGAGACCAAAGGCAATGACAGCGAGGCTGAGTGATACATTAAGATTATTTTAAGGGTCAGTATAAAAACTTCCGTCTGTTTTTCATCTCTTCCCTCCATTTTATACAACCAGCTCTATCTTACACTGATTGTCTCATTTTTGGGATCCACTATTGTTTTTATGCATACATCAATCGTCCTTTTGGTTGTGGGATAGATCGTCCCATTTCTTTTGCCGTTTCTATCCATTCTGAAATAACTACTTCTATATTTGCCAAGGCTTCTTGATAAGTTGCACCATCTGCTGCACAGCCTGGAAGTTCGGGTGTTTCGGCAATAAACGCTTCATCTTCGTTACTCCAATAGATGATTATTTCGTATTTATTCATCTTCTTTCACCATTATTTTGTATTTCAATATAATATTGCGGATTTGTTTTACTTGATATGGTTTACCTTTACCGTTTTTGGGTTGTATATTTATGATTTCCTCAATATCCTCATTCGTAAAAATATGATGAGAACCTTTTATTCTTTCATTAAATCCTGTTCGGATTAACAGTTCTCTCAACATTTCAAAATTTATATTTGTGTCAGATGTCCCAGTTAATATCTGACTTATCAGTTTCTTAAACTTACTCATATTTAAACAATATCATTATCATACTAACATACGCAATTATAGAAAATCTACCGATTAGAGGGTCCTGGTTCGAGCCCCGTCCACCCCGCCATATATTTTTTGGATAAATCGTTATAAAAGTAATGAGTTAACTTTTTGTTACCCCTAAAAAACACCGCGGACCAACTGTGGACCGTTTATATGGGGATGAGTGGGTTTGGGTTATAAAAATTCGATATTATTAACATCAGTAATCAACCCTCGATAATAACCGGCAATATGAAGGCTGCCATAAAGACGTTCAAAATCCTTTAAAAGCTTCCCGTTGTATACTGATACATACTTTTGTAAAGCTGCTCTGTATCCATCTACAGAATGTTGAATTTATGGCTCAATTTATGATAGTTTAAATTGTATTCCATTAGAAAAGGGCAGGGGGCTATGCATCAGAAATTTGACATTACGCTAAAGGATTTATGGAAAGATGTACCTGTTAAGTTACTCAAATTTTTAACAGGTTTTGATAGTGGAAAATCCCTTGATAATCATTTAACAAATGTAGGTCTTCTGTTGCCCGATTTATACCAAGTAGCATTCATTCGATTAACTTTGTTGGCATCGTCGAAAGCTCCTTGACGTACGAACATAGTACGCCTGTGTCGCTTTCTCCTTGCCGCCTCGTTACTCTTTTGACTGCTACTTGGTATTAATAATAGAATTGCCTGATATAAGTCTTCTGCACATAGAAATTATGAGCAACCCTGAGAAAATGCTGAAGCGGATGTTTCTGTATAATGCACTGATTTTTCATCACTACGACAGGTTACCAAGGCAGATAGTTTTATATGTGGGTGATAAAGCATTAAACATTGAAAATAAAATCGGGAATTATTCGTTTGAGATTGTTAACATAAAAGACATAGACTGTTCTGAATTGCTTGAAAGCGACAAACCGGAAGATATAGTTTTGGCGATATTATGCAAATCCGGCAATATGGATGTTACGATAGCTAAAATATTGGAGAAACTATCTGTGTTACCGTTAAAGGACAGAGAAGATTATATTAAAAAATTACTGATTCTGTCTGATTTAAGAAAGTTATATACTAAGATTAAACTGGAGGTAAGCAAGATGCCAATAACGATTGATGTAAGGGAGAGTGATATTTTTCAAGAAGGGTTACTTGAGGGGAAACAGGAAGGGTTACTTGAGGCTATTGAATTGGGACTTGAACTCAAATTTAGTATCGCGGGACTTGAGCTAATGAATATGGTTAGAGCTATAAGTACTATAGATAAACTGGAGGAGTTCAAAAATCTAATAAGGAAAGCTGGTTCATTAGATGAATTAAAGGAATTTCTGGGGAGTGCAGTATAAAACACTCAAATTGTGCTTATATCAGTGGCTTGTTTTGCGAGCGTCCCGCCCCCTGAGGACAGTGGTTTTTTACTGCGAGGAGCAATCCAGCATATTGCTTTAGGGAAAATACGCTCCGGAACTTTTGACGAAGCCAACAAAGTTAGACGATTGAATGCAACTTGGTATAAATCATAGTCAAAAGAACACCCAGCTTTCAAACCACCGTAACCATGTTACTATATGTGTTTTTTTTACGGTAAGCCCTGAAAGTACCGGATAAAACATCACAAACAACAATAGCACAAGGCTGAGATAACTGTATGTGAAACGTTTGAATTTATAATGATGCTCCTCTTCCATCCACATAATTACATACGTCAAAGATAAAATTAAAAAAACTATGGAGGCATAAAAATGATAAATAAAAGTAAGCCGTGGGACTAATACCCACGGCAGGTACTGGGCAAGAAATCCCACAGTTACAACACAAACACCGATGGATGAAAATCTCCTTTTCTTATACGCCATCACCAGCATGGCAATAAAGGCAGGAATTGACAGCCACCATATGGCTGGATTACCCATAACCACTATGCTTGCAGCCTCATTTTTTGCCAAATAATCCCCCCCTGCCCAGGCCCAAAGCGGACGCACCATCAACGGCCATAAGTACCACTGCGATGAAAACGGATGGGTTGCTTCCAGATTTTTGTGGTACTCATACATATCCCGCTGATTTAAAATTGCCGTGGCAGGCCACGTCCTGCCCTCCGACTTAACTGGCAGATAGCTTAAAGTGTATATAATTATCGGAACTACTACAAAAAACACCGCTGCAAAGACTGCTGTTTTCACTGTAAGAGTTTTAAAATCAACCCCGTTTTTTACGGATAACCCTGACTCCCGGTATCTTAAATACAGTGAATAAAAAAATAACACAGCAAGCCCCAAACCGGCATACACACAAATCCACTTAACTGAAACACCAAGAGCAAATGACAATCCGGTTAAAAACAGAGGTACCGTCACATCCTTAAACCTGTCGGTGTAGAAACTCTTTGATAAGTAAATATACATAAAGTAGTACATCAGTATAATAAAAAAAACGGCATACACGTCAATTGTGGCAATACGTGACATAGCAAAGTGCATAAAATCAAAGGACATTAAAAATGCAGCGATAAAGGCATATTTAGAGTCTCTGAAAAGTCTCAAACCAAAGGCATAAAAGACGAATATGGTTGCTATGCCAAAGAGGGCTCCGGCAATACGCCATCCAAACGGGTTCATCCCAAAAATCATTATTCCAAGGGATATAAACAGTTTTCCCAGTGGCGGATGTGTGGTCTCATAGTAGTTAATGCCGTGGATATGCTCATAAGCAGTTCTTGCATGATAGATTTCATCAAAATAGGTGCTGTTTAAATATGATGGATGCACAGGGACCCTGTCCTGTTCGTCAACAAGGTTTTGGGCTGTGCCTGTTGATTCATTATTAGCGTTAAAAGGGGTTACTGTCTTTATGGGAATTATCGCACCGGAGCCGGAATTTATAAACGCTGTTTCATAAAGCATAGCGCCCGGTCCGGCTACGGTAAGCCTCATAAACCGCGCCTTAAGGCGTGTCTCTTCACAGCGCCATGTAAAAACTGTCTTTAGCTCTGTATCAGCAACGTTTTCCCACATTTTATGATCATTTGAATAGTCAAGGCGGTACTTCCCTTCACCTAAACCCGTGAAAAAACATGTTTTCATCAGTTCCTTTTCAGCACCGAAATCGAAAGTTACGCCCTCACCGTTACCTTTAGGTATCCAGCATGTTTGAGGTGAAATGTTTGTGCCAAGGTTATAAAGAAGTAAAACGGTGTTAAACAAAACTAAAATGCCTGATAAAATGTAGTCTTTCTTTTTAAAGCCGGTGTATTGCTTTTCAACCGGTATTGGTTGTCTTTGATAAGCTGATGTTTCCACCCCTGTTTTTATTTTGATTAATTCGTAACCGATTTTAACTAAAAACAAAAGCAGCAAGACATTTGCTAAAGAGACGATTAGAAGAACCGGATCATGCTTTGGAATAAAAAATATTTCCCTAATGCCATAATCAAGCACATATGCCTCATTGATAAATAACGTAACACTGAAGCCGTAGAAAACAAACAAAACTCTCTTGTCTTTTAAAAAGATATATGAAAACAGGGCTAATACTAATGCCGGAAACAGGTAGCGTTCGTGCATTTTGGGGCCGGTAACGTATGCCGCCGATACCAGCAAAAATGCAGTAAACACAACAGCGGCTGTGTCTCTCCTTCTTGCACACACAAAGAAGGTAAAAACAACAGCCAGAAAAATAAAAAACAGGCCCCATGTGTTATACGTAAAAATGAAAAACCTGCCGGTTACATCGGCAAAATTCCCGCCTGTAAGGGCAAACAGGTTAAAGGCATTACTGGTGGCATAGGGGTATGACGACAGAGTTTTTATATAATGATGTACTATCCAAAGCGGCTCCTTGTGCACTGCAAACGGTGTAACAAGCAAGAAAAAAAAAATAAAAGCATATGCAGCGTTAACGATAAGGCTTTTTACCCTGTCCACTTTAGATAATACAAGGTTGGATTCAGAAGCAAGCACAGGCGGCAGGGAACAAGTGGTGCAGGCAAACTTCTTCGTACGGTAAGGAGCATGTGAAAAAGCCGGCGGGGTTGGACTATTAAAGGCAGCCTGGTATAAATGGGCAAAAAACCACACAGGTATAAACATAATAGCCTGAGGTTTAACAAGCACGGCAAAGGCTAATGCAAGGGATGCCGGCTTTAGCCTCTGTTGTATAATAAAAAGGATAAAAATTACAACTGTCAGAGTATAAAAACTGTCAACCTGTCCCCACGGCGCAGAGTTAATGATTACAGCCGGATTAAAGGCGTAAAGGAAGGCAAGGGCAAATGAGGCTCTAAATGGTAAGTACTTTTTTGATACAACATACACTATGTGGGTTAAAACAATATCCGATACTATCTGAGGAAACTTAACGAGATAAAGAAAAGCAGTGCTGTCATATTTTAGTGAAAAAAGCGCACTGATCTTTCCTATAATGTAGAGGATATAAATATACCCGGGCGGATAATCGGCAAACACCCCGCCGGAGTAAAACTCCGAAATACCAACTTCAGCGCTATGGATTGCCCATCCTTTAAAGCAGGCTATATCATTAGGAAAGCCCTCAACCAAAACGGCAAGCACGGAGCGAAGCAAAAAGGCGCTGATTAACAGATAAATATAATACGCACCTGCCTGCCTCCGCCACCGTGTGCCACTCTGAGAGTTTTCTTTATCGTCTGTAAGGTGCCTGCACAGTGCCGCCCCGGCAACTACATATAGCAGAGATAACCAACTGTAATGCACAACTTACCCCGCCCTTACATGCCGCCTGAGAGTACAGCGCCGTAACTTATGATTTCTACCACCATGGATGTGGCGGCGGTGGTGGATACCATGGATATGGATCATACGGCGGTGGCCCGGGCGGCCCAAGCGGTCCCGGGGAGATTGTTGCTACACAACCAACCACAGTTAAAGCCAAAACAACTGCTAAGAGTATTTTTTTCATATTAGCCCCCTGTATTAATGTTCATTAAGATATAGCATGTTTCATTATAACAATACTTGATGTCACTGTTGCAATTCTTTTTCCTCATAAAAAATATAGTCTCTTTGTGCGGAAAAACTCACCAGAAACAAGACTACCTCCACAGTTACTTTAGCTATAAATATATTAATACCAAAATCATCTACTAAAAGATCAATTAACACAAATGAAATACTTCCCAGAGAAAGAATTAGTGTAATATATTTTACCAGACAAACAAGGGCGGAGCCCCTGCTTTTGAAGACCATCCGTTTGTTGACAAAGAAGTTAAAACTGCCTGCCGTTAACCTTGCGCTCCAGAAACTTATAAAAAAAACATTTGATGTTAATTTATACATAATAGTAA includes:
- a CDS encoding YdcH family protein, coding for MTEQEIVERLRTGNEVFRKIEDEHRTLDKQVYEYDTKVYLTLDEDMHRKMLQKEKLQRKDKLAEMIREFKKFAN
- the hemG gene encoding protoporphyrinogen oxidase codes for the protein MDVLIAGGGISGLSLAFLLLKSRPDIDVTVFESEPRTGGKIWTEKHNGYTLEGGVNGFLDNRPKTLELAGMLGLPPLSSSDKARKRFIYKEGSLRQIMESPLGFITSDLLSLSGKLRLLYEAVAPRGCEDDETLRDFAVRRLGREAFETLIEPMATGIYAGDAEKLSLKSCFPKINNLEMLHGSLLVGMVKMKLAAGKTGREVSAGPGGKLTSFDGGMESLIAALRDSLGNRIKTGVRVVSVDKTGDGYTVALGNTETVTAQRVVLATPAYATAEILRDFDSSMPKELSKIPYPSVMVMCMGFKRESFTEDFDAFGFLVPSKENRKILGTLCDSCIFPGRAPEGRVLLRTMTGGARASESAAMWSDEKAEDVVLGELSEIMRVKGIPELVKIYRHEKAIPQYNVGHAAILARITESLKKHEGLYLHGNSYKGIGVNDCIEGSFKLSTEILNSMNT
- the uppS gene encoding polyprenyl diphosphate synthase, producing the protein MDKSTLPKHVGIIMDGNGRWANQRGLPRVEGHKQGAHRTKEIIEAAAELGVNVLTLYAFSIENWKRPELEVDTLMDLLDYYLQTEILELLQKGVVFKVIGNREKLPDKIQYLIDQAEDMTASNTGMLLLMAISYGGRDDILRAVKKMALKGDDLTNLSEECFMENLDTSGCDMVDLIIRTGGEKRISNFLIWQAAYAELFFTDTLWPDFTKDEFYGAIEDYKLRQRRFGAIPEDIETLKVISGKCT
- a CDS encoding phosphatidate cytidylyltransferase gives rise to the protein MHLKRLLVALVVIPALYLYIKCLPAVYFFVLIAFISYICQLEFLSMYSTNVPARHLFSLLGIIPVYLTYKYNDIPISAAIAVFFVISMLRLYGKKSAENAVNDMAPFWTGFFYIPVVLSYFVKLRAIGTELVISLLVIIWVADSFALYVGKAMGRRKLYEAISPNKTVEGAVAALVGAVLSSLAMRTVYGFTMTVSKAVIIGIVLGISGIIGDLVESMFKRDAGVKDSGIILPGHGGFLDKMDGMIFSAPVLYYLILYF
- a CDS encoding 1-deoxy-D-xylulose-5-phosphate reductoisomerase; this translates as MDSGQKKISVLGSTGSIGRSTLEVIAGNPDKFKVCALSANNNTEVLKEQIRLFKPDVAALSDVAAAGELYKWAQGNGHKNCRILSGGQGVCDVAAYVEADFVVSAIVGAAGLKPTLSAIRAKKHIGLANKETLVMAGAAVMAEAQKYGVKILPIDSEHSAIFQCLEGHDSRCVKRLILTASGGPFFGKTRQELQFVTRADALKHPNWEMGAKITVDSATLMNKGLEVIEAHHLFGFSHEEISVVVHPQSIIHSMVEFTDGSVLAELSVPDMKGPIAYALSYPERITGVLKSVNLEELCTLSFHKPDTEAFICLRLAYEALREGGTMPAVLNGANEAAVGLFISDVINFNMIPDIIKEVMDAHDNKGADNLESVFEADRWARAMVAKKFWEVRE
- the rseP gene encoding RIP metalloprotease RseP is translated as MTGVVSAVVLLGVLILVHELGHFLLAKAVGIKVLKFSLGFGPKIISKKVGDTEYMLSAIPFGGYVRMYGDEPADEIKAEDRHTSFLAQPIYKRALVICAGSVFNILFAALLFVFIFMVGVPRPLPVVGELSKEMPAQKAGLVKGDKITEIDGQKIKYWEEMTEVVHKSPGKELTFTIETREGVKSFKITPQKKKVKNLFGESEEVGLIGISPAGDVETVSYSIFESIPLALQKTFEIIMLTILALVKIIQKVLPADTIGGPIMIFQLASKQASTGIMSFIMFLAVININLGVFNLFPIPILDGGHMVYLLIEAIRRKPLSERVIMVTQKIGLALILMLMTFAIYNDVLRVIKGTPIP
- a CDS encoding YbgC/FadM family acyl-CoA thioesterase — translated: MKDKLDIRIYYEDTDCGGVVYYGKYLAFLERARTEFLEHRGIKLQELMLEGLWFVVADVHIHYHKPAKYADIITIYSEVAETNFASVLFKHRIEHKETEALIATAQVKLVTVGNDLRPKAMTARLSDTLRLF